TCCCTCCCATGGCCGAGCCCCGTTACGATGCTGCCGCTGCGCAATTGCTCGACGGGCGTGTCTTGGTCGCTGGCGGCGTCGGCTTGTCCAGCGCCGAGATCGTGGCTCTCGTGCCGGCGGGAGGGACGTGCCAGCAGTGTGCGGAGTGTGCCTCCGGCTTGTGCGCTTTGGGCAAGTGCGGGACCAGCAAGCAGCCAGACGGTGAAGCCTGTGTGTGTTCTACCGCCTGCGCTTCGGGCTTCTGCGTGGATGGCGTGTGCTGCGATTCGAAGTGCGCAGAAGGGTGCTTCGCTTGTAGTGCCGCAAAGAAGGGCAAGGGTGACGACGGCACGTGTGAGGCCATCGCTGCGGGTTTGGACCCCGACGGCGAATGCTCGCTCGGCGATGGCGGCGTGAGCGCTTGCGGAAAGCAGCCTGCTTGCAACGGAAGTGGGGATTGCGTCTGCGAGCAGGTCAGCCCCGCGAGCTGTGATGGCGACCACACCCTCACCACGCTGGACAAGGCGGAGGATTGCTCACCGTACCGCTGCGATGAGAGCCCACCGCGCTGTCTTTCGGCGTGTGAGTCCTCCAACGACTGCGTTCCGGGGTACGTGTGCGACCAACTCCCGAGCGGCGGCGTGTGCATTCGGCCGCAAACGGGGGAGACTGAAGATCCGAGCTGTGGCTGCCGCAGCGTACCGCGCCGGGGCGGCGGAGCCGCGCTGTTCGCGCTGGTCGGATTGACGCTCTTCGTCGTGCGGCGGAAGTGGGCAGCGTGACGGTTCCGCGGCGGACCGACATTCGAACGAACAGCTACGGAGTCCAGTGGATGATGGCCGAGCAGAAGCCTTCCGAGGCGCCGCGGGCCACGCAGCGCTCCGGTGACACCGCGGGGGACTTCACGCCCATGGCCACGAACATGGGCGCCACGCACGCGAAGGTGATGCGACAGATCAGCGGATGGTGCGCCTGCCAGTCGTGGTACTCGTGCCGCTGGCGGCCCGGGCCGAGCTCCTGGATGCGCACGCGGCCGGTGTCGAACTGCCGGTTCCAAAACGTCTGCGCGTGATCTCGCATCAGGGCTGGGGAGCCCACGACGCGGAACACCGCGCGATGCACGCCGCCGAGGCTCTCTTTCATGATGAACTCGGCCGCGTCGTTCACGAACGTGTCGAGCTCGGTCACGGGAACATCCGCCATCATCGCGTCCAGGAATGCGCCACAGGCCACCGCCGGGTACCAGGAGCTGGCCAGCACGCCGCAGCCCTCGGCGCGGATCGACAGATTCAGTGCCTGCTGCGCGTCGAGGGGCATGGCCGCGAGGCGTCGCTCGATGCTGTCGACGGGCGTGACGGTCTTCCAAAAATCGAGGATGGCCCGGAGCGGCGCACCTTGGACACGCCCACCGCTGGGCTGGGCCGGGGAGACCATGCACCTCGAAGCTTAGCAAATCCGCATCGTTCCAGGTTTGTCGCGCCAGCGCGGAACCGCGCGGCCGCTCAGCCCAGCTCTGCCACGACGAAGTCCACGAAGGCGCGGACGCGCGCGCTGACCAGGCGCAGCGACGAGTGCACGATGCACAGCGCGTGGCGATCGGCGAGGGCGCCCAATTGCACCAACTGGCCTTCGCGAAGCGGAGCTTCCACCAAGCTCGTGGGCAACAGCGCAGCGCCGGCGCCGGCGATCACCGCGTCGCGGATGGCGACCTTGGACGGCAAGCGCAGCACGGCGCGGGCCGTTACCTCGAAGCGTTTGCCGGACCGGGTGAGCTTCCAAGTGCGGCTGGCGGACGCGGCGGCGAACCGCTCTTGGCTCTGCAAGCGGGCCGGAACCACGGCGGGCCAGGGCTCGCCGGGCGGTGCGGCTTCGCGGGAGGCGATGAGCTTCGGGGAAGCGACCATGAGCAGCTCTTCCGCGCGGAGCTTGCGCACGACGAGGTCCGTGCGATCCGGCGGATCGACGGTGATGGCGACGTCGAAGCCTTCAGAGACGAGATCGCCGATGGTCTCCGCGATGACGGCTTCGAGCAGCACTTCCGGATGGCGCTGAACGAAGCGCGCGAAGAGCGCTCCGGCGTGGAGCTGGGCGAACGCATGCGTGATCGCCACCCGCAGAGGACCGCGGGGCGTGGGGTCGCGATCGGTGAGCTCGCGCTCGGCTTCGTCCAGCTCGGCGAGGGCGGCGTGAGCCCGGGCGTGGAGCGCTTCGCCCTCCGGCGTGAGACGAAAGCCGCGGGTGCTGCGCTCGAGGAGGCGCACGTCGAGCTGCTCCTCGAGCTCCCGCACGTGGCGCGAGAGGGTGGACTTCGGCGCACGGAGCGTGCGGCTGGCCGCGGCGAAGCCACCGTGGGTGACCACGGCGAGAAAGCTGCGGAGCGCGTTCAGATCCACGTCGGGGCACTGTTCCATATTCGGGACAGTGCGTACAGATGGCGCCGTCTACCACCGCAGGCGGAACGCTCCAGGCTATCGCCATGGCTGACCGATTCGAGATCCTGAGGACGTTCTATCGCGTGTTCTACAACGAGCGGCGCTTCGCCGAGGCAGCACCACTGGTGGCAGCGAGCTTCGTGAATCATCACCCCGGCGCACGGGGAACCGGGCCTGAAGGCCTGGCCGCGGACTTCGCCCAACACGGCCCGCCGCCGGAGTTTCGGCTCGAGCCGGTGCGCATGGTGGCGGACGGGGATTTGATCTGGGTGCTGGTGCGCGGCTCCGGCGTGGGCAATGGCGGCGTGGCCGTGGACATCTGGCGCTTCGCGGGCGAGCAGCTGGCGGAGCACTGGGACGTGTTTCGCCGCCTGGACGAGACCGAGGACGCCGACGGACTCCTCGCGCGCCTGCGCTGATTCGACACTTTCGGACGTTTCCGCGGCGGACCAACAACCAGAATTGGAAGTACGAGTATGTTTCCGGGATGATCCGCTCTTTGCTTGGGCTCGCGGTCCTGCCGCTGGCGCTGGGTGCCTTCTATGGTTGTGGGGACGACTCCAGCGGCACGCCGTCGGGTAGCGGGGGCGCCGTGGATGCCGGCACGGATGCGTCCGGTGGCGCGGCGGGGTCGGGCGGCAGCACCGGCGGCAGCGCCGGGGCCGATGCGGGAGGCGCGGCGGGCATGGCGGGTGCGGCGGGCAGCGGGGGTGGCGGCATGACCAAGAGCCAGTACGAGGTGCCGCTCTCGCCACCGGCCTGCGACGAAAGCGATCCCACGGTGCGCATCATCGAGAAGGACGCCGATTGGGCGGACATCAACGACGCGGCCTACCGCGTGTTCTGCGTGAAGCCCGGGGACTACACGGGGCTCGGTACCGTCTCGCTGACGGCGGACGGGAGCGCGGGGAAGGAGCGCTGGATCCGCTATTGGGATCCCGCCGTGAGTGGGGAGGCGCCGCATCCGGCGAAGCAAGCGGAGAGCGCCCGCGCCGTCGTGGAGGAGCTGTACCTGAATGACGCGGACTACTGGGTGATTCAAGGCCTGACGGTGCGCGGAGGTTGGAGCCGCGTGGGGCTCGAGCATGGAACGGAGCACGTGGTGCTCGATCGCCTGCTGTTGGAGTCTGCGCGGGTGGAAATCCGCGACGCATGCAACGACAACACGCTCCAGAACAGCGTGCTCCGAAACGCGCCGCTGGTACCCAACGCCGACCGCATCTGCATCGTGCTGTCGGGGGGCAGCACGAACGACACGGACGTGGCGATTCACGGAACGCGCGTCGTGAACAACGAAGTCTACGACTGCACGGACTCCATCCAGCTGTACCAACCCGGCGGTGTGACCCACAACACGGACTTCGGCGGCACCATCATCGACGAGAACGACATGTACCTCACGCCGGCGATCTATTCCGACTGCAACGGCAACCTGGATCCCAACGGTGATTGCGCTTGCGCCGAGAACGCCGTGGACATCAAGGCCGGCGGCACCAGCGACCAGAACATGGTGCAGGTCAGCAACAACCGCATGTGGGGCTTCAAGCGTTCGGATCCCGCGTGCGGCAGCACCGGCTCTTGGGGCGAGGCGATGGTGGTGCACGTGATCGCCAACTACGTCTTGGCGCAGAAGAACGTGGCCTGGGACAACGCCAAGGGATTGGTGCTCGGCAACTCTCACCACTCCGTGATCGACAACGTGGTGGTGGACACGGAAACGCCCGTGACCACCGAAGATTTCGGGATCCAGCTGAGCGGCTCCAAGAACGAAGCGTATCGCAACATCGTGGTGGACGCGCAGTACTGGGGCCACGTACCGGGGAGCGAAACGGACTGGCGCTGCAACACCTTCATTCGCTCGAACGCGATCTACACGGCGCCGAGCGGCAGCAACACCTTCGACTACAACTTCTACTTCGAGTCCACTCAGCTGGCGCAGCCCGGAGATCACGACATCGTGGCCAGCGCGGCGGAGGACTCGAAGAACGAGGACTTGTGCTTCCTCGCCAAGCGCTGGACCGGGCCGGAGCAGGTGTGTCTGCCGCTCGCCAAGCCCACGGCTCAGAGCCCGCAAGCGAACGCCTGCGATCCGAATCTGGGATCGGTGCCCGGCGTCGGCATTGGCGACGACCCGTGGTGAGCTACCGGCCGCGGAACTTCTTTCGCCAGCGGAGCCACACCGCCTGGATGTGCTCTGCCGCGGCAGCGCGGCGGTCGGCGAACTGAAACTGGAACTCCGCTTCGTCGTAGTGGCGGTGACTGTCCTTCATGACGGCGTCGTCCACGGCGATGGCGTCGTGATCGGGCAACGTGCGGCGGAGCGCGAGCTCCTTCGCGCCCTGGATGTCGTCCGGGTAGGTGGTGAACCAACGCCACCACTGGCCGCTGATGATCTTGCCTTGCCAAAGCTTGGCGGCCGCCTCGGCGGACTTGTTGCTGCCGGGGATCGGTGTGTACCGCGTGAAGTCGTAGCTGGGAGTGCGGGCCAGGCGTTTGGTCTGCGGGTTGTAGGGCACGATGGCGTCGCTCCCTCGGCGCCGCGGGGCGAAATCCGCATAGGTGCTATGGGCGTAGAAGTCGCCGATGGCGTGTAGCGCCAGAGCCAGATCCCAGAGCTTGCCCGTCTCGAGTCGCTTGCGGGCGCGGGCCCAGCCTTCGTCGATGTACGCGAAGTCGAAGTGATCCCGCGGGTCGTAGGCGAGCGTGTTGGCGTCCACGATCAGGCTCGCGCGCTCGACCGTCGCCAGGTCCGAAGACGAGATGCCGCTGAGGGCGCTCTTGAAGATGCTGTCGTGCACGCTGGCCGCAAAGGTCGGGTCGAACTCGCCGAAGAATTTGCGATTGGCCAGATAGTCCCCGAGGGGCCGCTGCGCGTCGTCGTCGCTGCTCCGCACCCGCCAGAGGTGCTCGCGATTGAGAACGAAGTGGGGCGTGTATTGGTAGCTGGGGGTTGGTTCGGCGCGGGCACGCCGCGATTTCGAACGTCGCGGTCCTCGTGCCTTCGACCCTTTCGTCAGCACGGCGAGGGGCTCGAGGATTTCCCACGCGCCGCCCTCGTTCATGTACACCACCCACGCGTGGTCCCACGTACGGCTCTTGGCGCCGGCGCGGTGCTCCGTGATGCTGCCCAGGGCGACGCGCAGGCAATAGCCGGAGATTCCGCTGTGCTCCAGCAGGGCGGCGAGCAAGAAGGCGATGTCTTCGCAGTCGCCGCCGCCGGCCGCGAGCGTCTCGCTCGGCACGAGCCAGCTATCCGCCTTGCGCGACCCCGGCGTGTAGCGCAACGTCGCGCGAAGGTGCTCTTGCACGGCTCGCACGCGGAAGTCGAAGGAGCCCTGCCCGCGGGAGTCGAAGAGCGCGCGATCTTCCGACCCGAGCCCTTTACGGACCTCGTCGAGGTGCCGGCGAATGAGCGCGCTGCCGTCGAGGCCCAAGAACTCCCGGATGTCCACGTCGTATCCGCGCTTGCCCTTCGCAACGGGAACGCGTCGCGCCGCCGGCACGATCGGATCGTGGACAATCTCGTCGCCACACCAACGAAAGCTCTGATGCGGCCGCACCGCGGTCGTCTGCATGCACATGTCGCCACCTCCCGTCCGCATCAGAGCACGAAGCTCGCAGCGCGCAAAACGCCGCGGCGGCGGGCGGCGCGCGGCGGCGAGCGGGCAGCGCGGCAGCGCGAGGGCGGCGCGGCGGTGGGCGGCGCGGCGGTGAGCAGCGCGGCGGCGGGCGGCGCGGCGATGGGCGGCCGGCTGGCCGTCGAGGGATCGAGACAGCGCGGGCGGCAGCGCTGCGGGGCAGATCGAGGGGATCTGTCGCGCCGAAACCGGTTGATATGTAAAGTAGTTTCGGGACGACGCGGTGCCCCCCTGATGTAGGCGGGAGGCCGGTGGGCCTTTGACGCCCCCTGCGCCAGCGCGGGTCGTGTTCAGGACGGGGACCGGGGCAGCAACGCGCTCGACGCAACACGCGCCAGCGTGGGACGAGGCGGGGCCGCAGCGTAGCGTTGCGGTAGCCGCCCGCCGCGCCAGCGCGGATCGTGTCTAGGACGAGGAGTTCAGTATCACCGGGACATCGAGGGGGCGTGTCGCGCCGAAACCGGTTGATATGTAAAGTAGTTTCGGGACGCGGTACCCCCCTGATGTAGGCGGAAGCTAGACGACTACCATCGACGCAACACGCGCCAGCGTGGGACGAGGCGGGGCCGCAGCGTAGCGTTGCAGTAGCCGCCCGCCGCGCCAGCGCGGATCGTGTCTAGGACGAGGAGCGCACTATCGCCGGCAGATCGAGGGGGATCTGTCGCGCCGAAACCGGTTGATATGTAAAGTAGTTTCGGGACGACGCGGTACCCCCCTGATGTAGGCGGGAGGCCGGTGGGCCATTGACGCCCCCTGCGCCAGCGCGGGTCGTGTTCAGGACGGGGACCGGGGCAGCAACGCGCTCGACGCAACACGCGCCAGCGTGGGACGAGGCGGGGCCGCAGCGTAGCGTTGCGGTAGCCGCCCGCCGCGCCAGCGCGGATCGTGTCTAGGACGAGGAAGGGTGCAGCGACGCCTTCGCCGTCACCCGCGCCAGCGCGGATCGTGTCTAGGACGAGGAGGGGCTCAGCGTCGCCCTGGTCGTCACCCTCGCCAGCGCGGATCGTGTCTGGGACGAGGAGTGCAGTATCCGGGAGATCGAGGGAGGATCTGTCGCGCGGAAATCGGTTGATATGTAAAGTAGTGTCGGGGCGCGGAACCCCGTCGGCGGCCATAGACGCCACCCGCGCCAGGGCGGATCGTGTCTGGGGCGGGGGGACAGCGCGGCGACGTCCTCGTCGCCACCCGCGCCAGCGCGGATCGTGTCTGGGACGGGGGACGACGCGGCTACGCCCTCGTCGCCACCCGCGCCAGCGCGGATCGTGTCTAGGAAGAGGAGGGGCGCGGCGTTGCCCGCGATCGAGGGTGATCTGTCGCGCGGAAAGCGGTTGATATGTAAACTAGTTTCGGGGCGCGGGGCCCCCCCTGATGCGGCCGGAAGCCGGCGGCGGCCTTAGACGCCACCCGCGCCAGGGCGGATCGTGTCTGGGACGGTGAACGGCGCGGCGATGCCCCCGTCGCCACCCGCGCCAGCGCGGATCAGGTCCTGGACAATGCGACCGTATCTGTCGCTGCTGGACGCGAGGGCCTCGAAAATTTGCTCAGAATCGTGATCACCTCGGGGGGCATGGTCGACCATGTGCGCCCGTTTGATCACTCTGTCGCGCACTTTGTTGCCCTACCTCGTCGAGGCGCGCGCTCCCGTGGGAGCGCCGGCCGTTGTCGGGTAAGCTCGCATCCAGAGCGTCATGGATTGCCCGGACTGCGGTGCCTTCAACTCCTCCACAGAACGGGAGTGCTCGGAGTGTGGGGCGGTGCTGACGGACAAACCGGGCAACAAACCGGGGAAGGTTGGCGGCCGTGCATCTGCGACTTAGGCGCAGCGGTGGGCTGGAGCGCTGCTCCTTGCATGGGCGGGTATCGGCCTCGCGTTCCTCGTCAAGGGAAGCGCGGACGGAGGCGCGATCATGCTGCTCTCCATCCTGGTGGACGTTCTCGTTGGCGGCTCGCTGGTCGCGGGCAGCAACCGCCTTCGCGCGCTTGCGGTGATTCGGGTGGTGCTGGGGGGCGGCCTCATTGGGCTCTCCACAGTGCTGGCGGGGGACGCCCTGGGGTTGGCGTTGCTCGGAATGGCCGCTGCCGTCCTGATGCTGCTGTTCGGCGACCCCAAGCGGGATCGACGCATCCTGTTTGCAGGAGTCTTCGTTGCGGCGGGAGCATTCACGCTTTC
This region of Polyangiaceae bacterium genomic DNA includes:
- a CDS encoding transglutaminase domain-containing protein; this translates as MCMQTTAVRPHQSFRWCGDEIVHDPIVPAARRVPVAKGKRGYDVDIREFLGLDGSALIRRHLDEVRKGLGSEDRALFDSRGQGSFDFRVRAVQEHLRATLRYTPGSRKADSWLVPSETLAAGGGDCEDIAFLLAALLEHSGISGYCLRVALGSITEHRAGAKSRTWDHAWVVYMNEGGAWEILEPLAVLTKGSKARGPRRSKSRRARAEPTPSYQYTPHFVLNREHLWRVRSSDDDAQRPLGDYLANRKFFGEFDPTFAASVHDSIFKSALSGISSSDLATVERASLIVDANTLAYDPRDHFDFAYIDEGWARARKRLETGKLWDLALALHAIGDFYAHSTYADFAPRRRGSDAIVPYNPQTKRLARTPSYDFTRYTPIPGSNKSAEAAAKLWQGKIISGQWWRWFTTYPDDIQGAKELALRRTLPDHDAIAVDDAVMKDSHRHYDEAEFQFQFADRRAAAAEHIQAVWLRWRKKFRGR
- a CDS encoding LysR family transcriptional regulator; protein product: MEQCPDVDLNALRSFLAVVTHGGFAAASRTLRAPKSTLSRHVRELEEQLDVRLLERSTRGFRLTPEGEALHARAHAALAELDEAERELTDRDPTPRGPLRVAITHAFAQLHAGALFARFVQRHPEVLLEAVIAETIGDLVSEGFDVAITVDPPDRTDLVVRKLRAEELLMVASPKLIASREAAPPGEPWPAVVPARLQSQERFAAASASRTWKLTRSGKRFEVTARAVLRLPSKVAIRDAVIAGAGAALLPTSLVEAPLREGQLVQLGALADRHALCIVHSSLRLVSARVRAFVDFVVAELG
- a CDS encoding nuclear transport factor 2 family protein codes for the protein MADRFEILRTFYRVFYNERRFAEAAPLVAASFVNHHPGARGTGPEGLAADFAQHGPPPEFRLEPVRMVADGDLIWVLVRGSGVGNGGVAVDIWRFAGEQLAEHWDVFRRLDETEDADGLLARLR